The proteins below come from a single Psychrobacter sp. FDAARGOS_221 genomic window:
- the betA gene encoding choline dehydrogenase, translated as MTSVKSKFDYIIVGAGSAGNVLATRLTEDADTTVLLLEAGRPDHRLDFRTQMPAALAMPLQGTTYNWGYKTDPEPYMNNREMDCGRGKGLGGSSLINGMCYIRGNALDFDDWAKIEGLGEWSYLDCLPYFRKCENRDAGENDYHGVGGPVEVTTSKPGVNPLYEAMIEAGVQAGYPHTEDLNGYQQEGFGPMDRFVTPNGRRASTARGYLDKAKPRSNITILTGALTDVILFDGNRAIGVKVEHQGETKTFHASREVIVSSGAIGSPQLLQRSGIGPAEWLNELNIPVVKDLPGVGNNLQDHLELYLQYECKQPVSIAPANKWWNKPAIGAEWLFMGTGLGASNQFEAGGFIRTHEEFTHPNVQYHFLPLAVRYDGRSAVDAHSFQAHVGSLRSPSRGRVKLKSRDPNEHPSILFNYMSTEQDWREFREAIRVTREIIAQPAMDPYRGKAISPTEDIVTDEQLDEFVREHGETAYHPSCTCAMGYHDQAVVDAEGLVHGMEGLRVVDASIMPNIISGNLNATTIMIAEKIADKMRGKKLPRSTADYYVADGAPIRGEPMRAV; from the coding sequence ATGACATCAGTAAAATCAAAATTTGATTATATTATTGTTGGCGCAGGATCAGCAGGTAACGTTTTGGCCACGCGCTTAACGGAAGACGCTGATACTACAGTACTGCTACTTGAAGCAGGGCGTCCCGATCACCGTTTAGACTTTCGTACCCAAATGCCGGCTGCGTTAGCGATGCCATTACAAGGCACGACTTATAACTGGGGATATAAAACTGACCCAGAGCCTTATATGAATAACCGTGAGATGGACTGCGGCCGTGGTAAAGGCCTGGGCGGCTCATCACTGATTAACGGCATGTGCTACATCCGTGGTAATGCGCTTGATTTTGATGATTGGGCGAAAATTGAAGGTCTAGGAGAGTGGTCGTATCTTGACTGCTTACCGTATTTTAGAAAATGTGAAAACCGTGATGCGGGCGAAAATGACTATCATGGCGTGGGTGGTCCGGTAGAGGTGACAACGTCTAAGCCGGGTGTAAACCCTTTATATGAAGCTATGATTGAAGCGGGGGTGCAGGCAGGTTATCCACACACTGAAGACCTAAATGGCTATCAGCAAGAAGGCTTTGGTCCGATGGATCGATTTGTGACGCCAAACGGCCGCCGTGCATCGACTGCTCGAGGCTATTTAGATAAAGCCAAACCACGTAGCAATATTACTATTTTAACCGGTGCACTGACTGACGTTATTTTGTTTGATGGTAATCGTGCCATCGGTGTCAAAGTTGAGCATCAAGGTGAAACCAAGACCTTCCATGCCAGTCGTGAGGTTATTGTGTCATCAGGTGCGATTGGCTCACCTCAGCTATTACAGCGCTCAGGTATTGGTCCTGCGGAATGGCTTAACGAGCTAAATATTCCTGTTGTCAAAGATTTACCGGGTGTGGGTAACAACCTACAAGATCACTTAGAGCTTTATTTGCAGTACGAATGTAAGCAGCCTGTGTCTATTGCCCCTGCCAATAAATGGTGGAACAAGCCAGCGATTGGGGCAGAGTGGTTATTTATGGGAACAGGTCTGGGTGCCTCGAACCAGTTTGAGGCAGGTGGGTTTATTCGTACTCACGAAGAGTTTACCCATCCAAACGTGCAGTATCACTTCTTGCCATTGGCGGTTCGTTATGATGGCCGTAGTGCGGTTGATGCGCATAGTTTCCAAGCACACGTTGGGTCACTACGCTCACCAAGCCGTGGCCGCGTGAAGCTAAAATCACGTGATCCAAATGAGCATCCAAGTATCTTGTTCAACTACATGTCAACCGAGCAAGATTGGCGCGAGTTTAGAGAGGCGATTCGTGTGACTCGCGAAATAATCGCTCAGCCTGCTATGGACCCATATCGCGGTAAAGCCATTTCGCCGACAGAAGATATTGTCACTGACGAGCAGCTTGATGAGTTTGTACGTGAACATGGCGAAACGGCTTATCACCCATCTTGTACTTGTGCGATGGGGTATCACGATCAGGCGGTTGTTGATGCCGAAGGTCTGGTGCATGGCATGGAAGGGCTACGTGTGGTAGATGCCTCTATTATGCCAAACATCATCAGCGGTAACTTGAACGCGACGACGATTATGATTGCTGAAAAGATTGCCGATAAGATGCGCGGTAAGAAGCTACCACGTTCGACAGCGGACTATTATGTAGCAGATGGTGCGCCAATTCGCGGCGAGCCGATGCGTGCTGTTTAA